The Candidatus Deferrimicrobiaceae bacterium genome includes a window with the following:
- the dapA gene encoding 4-hydroxy-tetrahydrodipicolinate synthase — MFHGAIVATVTPFRNGKLDRNALKRLVKFQIDSGTDGIVPCGTTGESATLSFDEHERVIDTVLEAVGGRVPVIAGTGSNNTKEAIVLTRYAKRAGASAALVITPYYNKPTQEGLLRHFRAIAESVDIPIILYNVPGRTGVNMAASTVARLAEVPTIVGVKEASGNLGQVCDIIRMTPKKFCVLSGDDALFFPMMALGAKGVISVTSNVAPRQMAELYDTYVIGEISRARDIHYQLWPLFNALFLESNPIPAKTALAMMRKIHEEFRLPLSPMAEANRKALAKVLSELKLV, encoded by the coding sequence ATGTTTCACGGGGCCATTGTCGCGACGGTCACGCCGTTCCGGAACGGGAAGCTGGACAGGAATGCCCTGAAGAGGCTGGTGAAATTCCAGATCGATAGCGGCACGGACGGCATCGTCCCCTGCGGGACGACCGGAGAGTCGGCAACGCTCTCCTTCGACGAGCACGAGCGCGTCATCGACACCGTGCTCGAAGCGGTGGGCGGCCGCGTCCCGGTGATCGCCGGTACCGGATCCAACAACACGAAGGAGGCGATCGTCCTCACCCGGTATGCGAAGCGGGCGGGGGCCAGCGCGGCGCTCGTCATCACCCCGTACTACAACAAGCCGACGCAGGAAGGACTCCTGCGGCACTTTCGCGCCATCGCCGAATCGGTCGACATCCCGATCATCCTGTACAACGTGCCGGGAAGGACCGGGGTGAACATGGCGGCGTCCACCGTGGCCCGGCTGGCCGAGGTCCCGACCATCGTGGGGGTGAAGGAGGCCTCCGGCAACCTGGGCCAGGTGTGCGACATCATCCGGATGACCCCGAAGAAGTTCTGCGTTCTCTCCGGAGACGACGCCCTGTTCTTCCCGATGATGGCGCTGGGAGCGAAGGGGGTGATCTCCGTGACGTCGAACGTCGCCCCCCGGCAGATGGCGGAGTTGTACGATACCTACGTCATCGGCGAGATCTCCCGCGCGAGGGACATCCATTACCAGCTTTGGCCTCTGTTCAACGCTCTGTTCCTCGAGTCCAATCCGATCCCCGCGAAGACGGCCCTGGCCATGATGAGGAAGATCCACGAGGAATTCCGGCTCCCCCTCTCCCCGATGGCGGAGGCGAACCGGAAGGCGCTCGCCAAGGTCCTTTCCGAACTGAAACTCGTCTGA
- a CDS encoding argininosuccinate synthase, translated as MEKVKKVVLAYSGGLDTSVILRWLIETYGCEVIAFVADLGQGEELAPVRAKAKKTGASKVYVDNVQDEFVRDFIYPALMANAVYEGSYLLGTSIARPLIAKKQIEVARKEKADAVSHGSTGKGNDQVRFELTYYSLMPGIRVITPWREWEFASRTDLVNYAKKHGIPTPVTVRKPYSSDRNLMHISFEGGILEDPSAEPPEDMYVLTRSPERAPDKPVYVEVDFVRGVPVAVNGKKRGPVKLLAHLNGLGGIHGIGRVDLVENRYVGIKSRGVYETPGATILHVAHRAVESITLDREVMHFRDSLIPKYAELIYYGYWYSPEMELLKGMVEKTQENVTGTARLKLYKGNCIVAGRKSPVSLYRTDFATFEKETVFNQRDAEGFVKINALRLKIRAMLRNRNR; from the coding sequence GTGGAAAAGGTGAAAAAGGTCGTTCTCGCGTATTCCGGGGGGCTCGACACCTCGGTCATCCTGCGGTGGCTGATCGAGACGTACGGCTGCGAGGTGATCGCCTTCGTGGCGGACCTCGGCCAGGGGGAGGAACTCGCGCCCGTGCGGGCCAAGGCGAAGAAGACCGGGGCCTCGAAAGTGTACGTGGACAACGTCCAGGACGAGTTCGTCCGGGACTTCATCTATCCCGCCCTCATGGCGAACGCGGTCTACGAAGGGTCCTACCTCCTCGGGACCTCGATCGCGCGGCCCCTGATCGCGAAGAAGCAGATCGAGGTGGCCCGCAAGGAGAAGGCGGACGCCGTGTCGCACGGCTCGACGGGGAAGGGGAACGACCAGGTGCGGTTCGAGCTCACCTATTACTCGCTCATGCCGGGCATCCGCGTCATCACCCCGTGGCGGGAGTGGGAGTTTGCCTCGCGGACCGACCTCGTGAATTACGCGAAGAAACACGGCATCCCGACCCCGGTGACGGTGCGGAAGCCGTACTCGAGCGACCGGAACCTCATGCACATCAGCTTCGAGGGGGGGATTCTCGAGGACCCGTCGGCGGAGCCGCCCGAAGACATGTACGTCCTGACCCGGTCTCCCGAGAGGGCGCCGGACAAGCCCGTGTACGTGGAGGTGGATTTCGTCCGGGGGGTTCCCGTGGCGGTGAACGGGAAAAAGAGGGGACCGGTGAAGCTCCTCGCGCATCTCAACGGACTGGGGGGAATCCACGGGATCGGCCGCGTGGACCTGGTGGAGAACCGGTACGTGGGGATCAAGTCCCGCGGGGTATACGAGACCCCCGGGGCGACCATTCTCCATGTCGCGCACCGGGCCGTCGAATCGATCACCCTCGACCGGGAGGTGATGCATTTCCGGGACTCGCTGATCCCCAAGTACGCCGAGCTCATCTACTACGGGTACTGGTACTCGCCGGAAATGGAGCTGCTCAAGGGGATGGTGGAGAAGACGCAGGAGAACGTGACCGGCACCGCCCGCCTCAAGCTGTACAAGGGGAACTGCATCGTCGCGGGACGGAAAAGCCCCGTGTCGCTCTACCGGACCGATTTCGCCACCTTCGAGAAGGAAACGGTGTTCAACCAGCGCGACGCGGAGGGGTTCGTGAAGATCAACGCGCTCCGGCTCAAGATCCGGGCGATGCTCCGGAACAGGAACCGCTGA
- a CDS encoding fumarylacetoacetate hydrolase family protein, with protein sequence MKIARFEYRGNVAYGSVDPGKGEIRELDGPPFEGIRPTGAPRPLADVRLLAPVVPSKIVAIGLIYKDHAREMGKAIPEEPLIFLKAPSALNHPGGDVVYPRASRRVDHEAELAVVIGRKAKDVSEREARSVILGYTCFNDVTARDLQAKDVQYARAKGFDTFAPVGPWIETDLDPSALSIRCLVNGQARQDSNTRELGKSVFALVEHISHVMTLYPGDIIATGTPPGVGPVKPGDVMTVEIEGIGSLTNRVVAA encoded by the coding sequence ATGAAGATCGCGCGGTTCGAGTATCGTGGAAACGTTGCGTACGGGTCCGTCGATCCCGGGAAGGGAGAGATCCGGGAACTTGACGGGCCTCCGTTCGAGGGGATCCGCCCGACGGGCGCCCCGAGGCCCCTGGCCGATGTCCGACTTCTCGCGCCCGTGGTTCCCTCCAAGATCGTCGCCATAGGGCTGATCTACAAGGACCACGCGCGGGAGATGGGGAAGGCGATCCCCGAAGAACCGCTCATCTTCCTCAAAGCCCCGTCCGCGCTCAACCACCCCGGCGGCGATGTGGTGTACCCGCGTGCCTCCCGGCGGGTCGATCACGAGGCGGAACTGGCCGTCGTCATCGGGAGGAAGGCGAAGGACGTTTCGGAGCGGGAGGCGCGGTCGGTGATCCTGGGGTACACCTGCTTCAACGACGTGACCGCTCGGGACCTCCAGGCGAAGGACGTGCAGTACGCGCGGGCGAAGGGGTTCGACACCTTCGCGCCGGTCGGCCCCTGGATCGAGACCGACCTGGACCCGTCCGCCCTGTCGATCCGCTGTCTCGTGAACGGCCAGGCGAGGCAGGACAGCAACACGCGGGAGTTGGGCAAATCGGTGTTCGCGCTGGTGGAGCACATATCCCACGTCATGACCCTGTACCCAGGCGACATCATCGCGACCGGCACCCCTCCGGGGGTCGGCCCCGTGAAGCCAGGAGACGTCATGACCGTCGAGATCGAGGGGATCGGGTCCCTGACCAACCGGGTCGTAGCGGCGTAA
- the dapB gene encoding 4-hydroxy-tetrahydrodipicolinate reductase, whose protein sequence is MAKVVVCGAMGRMGRAILGVLKDRPQGLVLSGAVETPGHPLLGQDAFEAAGVGKAGVPVTSDFPSSIGRADVAIDFTHAASSVAHAREAAAAGKPIVIGSTGLTKEQEGEIRVSAETIACVLSPNMSVGVNLMFRVAADVARVLGDDYDVEIVEAHHRFKKDSPSGTAVKIADVVAGALGRDMKEVGVYGRQGMVGERSRKEIGVFAVRAGDVVGEHTLVFGGIGERFEITHRAHSRDTFARGAVRAASWVIGKPAGLYDMLAVLGV, encoded by the coding sequence ATGGCGAAGGTGGTCGTGTGCGGGGCGATGGGCAGGATGGGCAGGGCGATTCTGGGGGTCCTCAAGGACCGACCGCAGGGGTTGGTCCTCTCCGGCGCGGTGGAAACGCCGGGTCACCCGCTGCTGGGACAGGACGCTTTCGAGGCCGCAGGGGTGGGAAAGGCGGGCGTTCCCGTCACGAGCGATTTTCCCTCGTCGATCGGCCGCGCGGACGTGGCGATCGACTTCACCCACGCGGCATCGTCCGTCGCGCATGCGAGAGAAGCCGCCGCCGCCGGGAAGCCGATCGTGATCGGGAGCACCGGTTTGACGAAGGAGCAGGAGGGGGAGATCCGGGTTTCGGCGGAAACGATCGCATGCGTCCTGTCCCCCAACATGAGCGTGGGGGTGAACCTGATGTTCCGGGTGGCGGCCGACGTCGCCCGCGTGCTCGGGGACGACTACGACGTCGAGATCGTCGAGGCCCATCACCGGTTCAAGAAAGACTCACCCTCGGGGACGGCGGTCAAGATCGCCGACGTGGTGGCCGGCGCGCTGGGCAGGGACATGAAGGAGGTGGGCGTGTACGGCCGGCAGGGAATGGTCGGGGAGCGCTCCCGGAAGGAGATCGGGGTATTCGCGGTCCGGGCGGGAGACGTCGTGGGCGAACACACCCTCGTGTTCGGCGGGATCGGGGAAAGGTTCGAGATCACCCACCGGGCCCACAGTCGGGACACGTTCGCGCGGGGCGCGGTGAGGGCCGCCTCGTGGGTGATCGGGAAACCGGCCGGCCTCTACGACATGCTTGCGGTATTGGGGGTGTGA
- the argH gene encoding argininosuccinate lyase, with amino-acid sequence MAKKKKAWSGRFDGQVDSFVEEFTASIPYDVLLYRHDIEGSIAHVRMLGKQKIIPQGEAHRIATALKAIREEIETGKISFDLSQEDIHMAVEQVLTRRLGEIGGKLHTARSRNDQVALDLRLYLRDSIDDIILLMNKAKESIRSRAEEYFGVVMPGYTHMQRAQPVLFSHHLLAYHEMFSRDQERFRDARRRTNVSPLGAGALSGTTFPVDREFVARELGMEGVCENSIDAVSDRDFAADFLYACAVTMMHLSRLSEEMVYWSSSEFGFLSLPDALCTGSSIMPQKKNPDMPELIRGKAGRAYGNLVNLLTVMKGLPLAYNRDMQEDKEPVFDSARAVKQSLIGATLLLRGMTVHEERMRAACDDGFLTATDLADYLARKGIPFRKAHEITGKIVRHCEKAGKRLKDLSLKEFRSFSLKIGEDVRDFVSLTNSVRMRNVRGGTGPRRVKSRLEGLKKP; translated from the coding sequence ATGGCGAAAAAGAAGAAAGCGTGGAGCGGCAGGTTCGACGGGCAGGTCGACTCGTTCGTCGAGGAGTTCACGGCTTCGATCCCCTACGACGTTCTCCTCTACCGGCACGACATCGAGGGGAGCATCGCGCATGTGCGGATGCTCGGGAAACAGAAGATCATCCCGCAGGGGGAAGCCCACAGGATCGCAACCGCCCTGAAGGCCATCCGGGAGGAGATCGAGACGGGGAAGATCTCGTTCGACCTTTCCCAGGAGGACATTCACATGGCGGTGGAGCAGGTCCTGACCCGGCGGCTGGGGGAGATCGGGGGGAAGCTCCACACCGCGAGAAGCCGAAACGACCAGGTGGCCCTGGACCTGCGGCTGTACCTGCGCGATTCGATCGACGACATCATCCTGCTGATGAACAAGGCCAAGGAATCGATCCGTTCGCGCGCGGAGGAGTACTTCGGGGTCGTCATGCCCGGATACACGCACATGCAGAGGGCCCAGCCGGTCCTGTTTTCCCATCACTTGCTCGCCTACCACGAGATGTTCTCGCGGGACCAGGAGCGGTTCCGGGACGCCCGACGGCGGACAAACGTTTCCCCTCTCGGGGCGGGCGCTCTCTCCGGGACCACCTTCCCGGTCGACCGGGAGTTCGTCGCGCGGGAACTCGGGATGGAGGGGGTGTGCGAGAACAGCATCGACGCCGTGTCCGACCGCGATTTCGCGGCGGACTTTCTCTACGCCTGCGCGGTGACCATGATGCATCTCTCGCGCCTCTCGGAGGAGATGGTCTACTGGTCCTCCTCCGAGTTCGGCTTCCTCTCCCTGCCCGACGCGCTGTGCACGGGAAGCAGCATCATGCCGCAGAAGAAGAACCCGGACATGCCCGAACTCATCCGGGGAAAGGCGGGCCGGGCGTACGGAAATCTCGTGAATCTGCTCACCGTGATGAAGGGACTTCCCCTTGCCTACAACCGCGACATGCAGGAGGACAAGGAACCGGTGTTCGATTCGGCGCGGGCGGTCAAGCAGTCCCTCATCGGCGCGACCCTTCTTCTCCGGGGGATGACGGTGCACGAGGAGCGGATGCGGGCGGCCTGCGACGACGGGTTCCTCACGGCCACGGACCTCGCCGACTACCTCGCCCGGAAAGGGATCCCGTTCCGGAAAGCCCACGAGATCACCGGGAAGATCGTCCGCCACTGCGAGAAGGCGGGGAAGCGGCTCAAGGATCTGAGTCTCAAGGAGTTCCGCTCCTTCTCCCTCAAGATCGGGGAGGACGTGCGCGATTTCGTGTCCCTCACGAATTCCGTCCGGATGCGCAACGTCCGCGGCGGGACCGGGCCCAGGAGAGTGAAAAGCCGCCTGGAGGGGCTGAAGAAACCATGA
- the lysA gene encoding diaminopimelate decarboxylase produces MHHFATKRGEMVCEGVPLRRIAEAVGTPVYVYSHATLSHHYRVFDRAFAGIPHIICYSMKANPNGSIIRTFTNLGSGVDIVSGGELSRAFAAGAPPAKIVYSGVGKMEGEIEEALRKGILMFNVESRQELETIDAIARRMRRKAPIALRVNPDVDPKTHPYISTGLKKNKFGIHIEQAMRDYEWAARRRHIEVVGVDCHIGSQLTEISPFLDAAGRVRALVDRLLRKGLSIRYVDIGGGLGITYEDEIPPDPQQYAAAIAGAFRGLPVTIILEPGRVLVGNAGILLTRMLYTKPSQAAGGKGKKEFFIVDAAMNDLARPSLYGSYHAILPVRKRTRKRVVADVVGPICESGDFLARDRELPAFATGDLVAVMSAGAYGFSMSSTYNSRPRAAEVMVCGSRFEVVRERETVRDLTRGERTASFLTRPGRKA; encoded by the coding sequence ATGCACCATTTCGCAACGAAGAGAGGGGAGATGGTCTGCGAGGGGGTCCCCCTGCGGCGAATCGCGGAGGCCGTGGGAACGCCTGTCTATGTGTACAGCCACGCGACCCTCTCTCACCACTACCGCGTGTTCGACCGGGCGTTCGCCGGAATCCCGCACATCATCTGCTACTCCATGAAGGCGAACCCGAACGGTTCCATCATCCGGACGTTCACGAACCTCGGGAGCGGCGTGGACATCGTCTCCGGCGGGGAACTCTCCCGCGCCTTCGCGGCGGGGGCGCCTCCCGCGAAGATCGTATACTCCGGCGTCGGGAAGATGGAGGGGGAGATCGAGGAGGCCCTGCGCAAGGGGATTCTGATGTTCAACGTCGAGTCCCGGCAGGAGCTGGAGACGATCGACGCCATCGCCCGGAGGATGCGGAGGAAGGCGCCCATCGCCCTCCGCGTGAACCCGGACGTGGACCCGAAGACCCATCCGTACATCTCCACGGGGCTGAAGAAGAACAAGTTCGGCATCCACATCGAGCAGGCGATGCGGGATTACGAGTGGGCGGCGAGACGCCGGCACATCGAGGTCGTCGGCGTGGACTGCCACATCGGCTCCCAGCTGACCGAGATATCCCCCTTCCTGGACGCCGCCGGCAGGGTCCGTGCGCTGGTCGACCGTCTGCTTCGCAAGGGGCTTTCCATTCGCTATGTCGATATCGGGGGGGGGCTGGGGATCACCTACGAAGACGAGATTCCGCCGGATCCGCAGCAATACGCGGCCGCCATCGCGGGCGCATTCCGGGGACTTCCCGTCACGATCATCCTCGAGCCGGGTCGGGTGCTCGTGGGGAACGCGGGGATTCTGCTCACCCGGATGCTCTACACCAAGCCGTCGCAGGCGGCGGGGGGGAAGGGAAAGAAGGAGTTCTTCATCGTCGACGCGGCGATGAACGACCTCGCCCGCCCATCGCTTTACGGCTCCTACCACGCCATCCTCCCCGTCCGGAAACGTACGAGGAAGAGAGTGGTGGCCGACGTGGTGGGTCCGATCTGCGAATCGGGGGATTTCCTCGCGAGGGACCGGGAACTCCCCGCCTTTGCGACGGGCGACCTCGTCGCGGTCATGAGCGCCGGCGCCTACGGCTTCTCGATGTCCTCGACCTACAACTCGCGCCCCCGCGCCGCGGAAGTCATGGTGTGCGGATCGCGGTTCGAGGTGGTACGGGAGCGGGAAACCGTCCGGGACCTGACCCGGGGGGAACGGACCGCGTCGTTCCTCACCCGGCCGGGGAGAAAGGCGTAG
- a CDS encoding IclR family transcriptional regulator, producing the protein MVRRDKSNYIIQSVSHALDVLEEFHGDSDELGVTELSKKLKLHKNNVFRILATLQSRSYIEQNKANENYRLGVRCLELGQTFIHQRGMLKQAKPALQELAEKTGETSYVSIMRENEVVYLDSVEPEITVRVVSRLGLHMPIHATAAGKALVAFESEEDLRKRFGGELKGYTGNTFRTIDELLRDLEVVRERGYATDLEEFEEGLRCIASPIRDYTRKVIGALSVSGPAHRLTDEKIQTTFSGEVVRLGRELSTRLGFRE; encoded by the coding sequence ATGGTACGGCGCGACAAGTCGAATTACATCATCCAGTCGGTCTCCCACGCCCTCGATGTGCTCGAGGAATTCCATGGGGATTCGGACGAACTCGGCGTCACCGAACTGAGCAAGAAGCTTAAACTCCATAAAAACAATGTGTTTCGCATTCTCGCGACACTGCAGTCCCGAAGCTACATCGAGCAGAACAAGGCGAACGAGAACTACCGCTTGGGGGTCCGGTGCCTCGAACTGGGGCAGACCTTCATCCACCAGAGGGGGATGCTGAAGCAGGCCAAGCCGGCCCTCCAGGAACTCGCCGAGAAGACGGGGGAGACGAGTTACGTTTCGATCATGCGGGAAAACGAGGTCGTGTACCTCGACTCGGTCGAGCCGGAGATCACGGTCCGCGTCGTTTCCCGCCTCGGGCTCCACATGCCGATCCATGCCACCGCCGCCGGAAAGGCGCTGGTGGCCTTCGAATCCGAGGAGGACCTTCGCAAGCGGTTCGGCGGGGAACTGAAGGGATACACCGGGAATACCTTCCGGACCATCGATGAACTCCTCCGCGACCTCGAGGTGGTGCGCGAGAGGGGATATGCAACCGATCTCGAGGAGTTCGAGGAAGGGCTCCGGTGCATCGCCTCCCCGATCCGGGATTACACCCGGAAGGTGATCGGAGCCCTAAGCGTCTCCGGTCCGGCGCATCGCCTGACGGACGAAAAGATCCAGACGACGTTCAGCGGCGAAGTGGTCCGGCTGGGCCGGGAGCTCTCGACCCGGCTCGGTTTCCGGGAGTAG
- a CDS encoding tetratricopeptide repeat protein produces the protein MAITGAILLSLLSAAGCRKKEPPRGTGGDMVNLNALNEIENYREILRKDPNNLQALINTGNLYYDTGQDLLAIEHYQRALAIDPRNVNVRTDMAVCYRRSGNPDKAIEELKKVISTDPRHSQSRYNLGVILIHDKKDIEGGAKAWEGLLENVPDYPYRDSLKAEIAKMRATVDSMKPKAR, from the coding sequence ATGGCGATCACGGGCGCGATACTGCTGTCCCTCCTCTCGGCGGCCGGTTGCCGCAAGAAGGAACCCCCCCGGGGGACGGGGGGCGATATGGTCAACCTGAACGCCCTGAACGAGATCGAGAACTACCGGGAGATCCTCCGGAAGGATCCGAACAATCTCCAGGCCCTCATCAACACCGGAAACCTCTATTACGACACCGGGCAGGATCTGCTGGCGATCGAGCACTACCAGCGCGCGCTTGCCATCGACCCGCGCAACGTGAACGTCAGAACCGACATGGCCGTCTGCTACCGGCGGAGTGGGAATCCCGACAAAGCGATCGAGGAGTTGAAGAAGGTGATCTCCACGGACCCCAGACACTCGCAGTCCCGATACAACCTGGGTGTCATCCTGATCCACGACAAGAAAGACATCGAGGGCGGCGCCAAGGCGTGGGAGGGGCTTCTGGAAAACGTCCCCGACTACCCGTATCGAGATTCCCTGAAGGCGGAGATCGCCAAGATGCGCGCCACGGTCGATTCGATGAAGCCCAAAGCGAGGTGA
- a CDS encoding LL-diaminopimelate aminotransferase, translating into MSRFPLSARIRALPPYLFAELDRKKHEVRARGVDIIDLGVGDPDRPTPKFIVNRLKREAEIPANHQYPSYEGLPQFRAAVAEWYRRRFGVSLDSPSEVVALIGSKEGIAHFPLAFVNPGDTVLVPDPGYPVYHIATMFAGGRSHFLPLRRENAFLPDFGAIPRSVLAKAKILFLNYPNNPTSAVADRKFYRTVLGLAEEHDLIVAHDVAYTEIYFDGKRPMSILELPGAKKRCIEFHSLSKTYNMTGWRIGFAVGNAELVAGIGKVKTNVDSGVFQAVQGAGIAALESGDEVTDAIRKTYQDRRDVLVPGLRRLGLDPVEPLATFYVWIPVPKGYTSASCSAHLLERAGIVTTPGNGFGKGGEGYIRIALTKEKGKLREALSRMRKVGF; encoded by the coding sequence ATGAGCCGTTTTCCGCTTTCCGCCCGCATCCGGGCGCTTCCCCCGTACCTGTTCGCCGAACTCGACCGGAAAAAGCACGAGGTCCGGGCCCGTGGCGTGGACATCATCGACCTGGGGGTGGGTGACCCGGACCGCCCGACGCCGAAATTCATCGTGAACCGGCTGAAACGGGAGGCGGAGATTCCGGCCAACCACCAGTACCCGTCCTATGAAGGGCTTCCGCAGTTCCGGGCAGCCGTGGCGGAATGGTACCGGCGGCGATTCGGCGTGTCCCTCGATTCCCCCTCCGAGGTGGTCGCGCTCATCGGGTCGAAGGAGGGGATCGCCCATTTCCCGCTGGCGTTCGTGAACCCGGGCGATACGGTCCTGGTGCCGGACCCGGGGTATCCCGTCTACCACATCGCCACGATGTTCGCCGGCGGGAGATCGCACTTCCTGCCGCTGCGGCGCGAGAACGCCTTTTTACCCGACTTCGGTGCGATCCCGCGTTCCGTCCTTGCGAAGGCGAAGATCCTGTTCCTGAATTATCCGAACAACCCGACGTCGGCGGTAGCCGACCGGAAGTTCTACCGGACCGTGCTCGGGCTTGCCGAGGAGCACGACCTGATCGTGGCGCACGACGTGGCGTACACCGAGATCTATTTCGACGGGAAGAGGCCGATGAGCATCCTCGAACTTCCCGGGGCGAAGAAACGATGTATCGAGTTTCACTCCCTGTCCAAGACCTACAACATGACGGGTTGGCGGATCGGGTTCGCCGTAGGAAACGCCGAGCTCGTGGCGGGCATCGGAAAGGTAAAGACCAACGTGGACAGCGGGGTGTTCCAGGCGGTGCAGGGCGCGGGGATCGCCGCCCTGGAAAGCGGCGACGAGGTCACAGATGCCATACGGAAGACCTACCAGGACCGTCGTGACGTCCTCGTGCCGGGACTTCGAAGGCTCGGCCTGGACCCCGTCGAACCCTTGGCCACGTTCTATGTGTGGATCCCCGTTCCGAAGGGGTATACGTCTGCCTCCTGTTCCGCGCACCTGCTGGAGAGGGCCGGCATCGTCACCACCCCCGGAAACGGGTTCGGAAAAGGCGGGGAGGGATACATCCGGATCGCCCTGACGAAGGAGAAAGGGAAGCTTCGGGAGGCCCTTTCCCGGATGAGGAAGGTGGGATTCTAG
- the dapF gene encoding diaminopimelate epimerase: MKKQISFSKLNGSGNDFLLIDNRNGVMKGIDLPAFAGKVCDRSRSIGADGIIFLGRSRRADFRWKFFNADGSAAEMCGNGGRCAARFASERGIAGKSMAFETLAGLIHAEVSDRRVKLQMPPPRGLAIDRTLTLRGRKIRYSFLNTGVPHVVLFVPAVGKIDLVGVGRGIRTHRAFAPRGTNVNFAQVRGGAVRVRTYERGVEGETLACGTGAVACGVLAAVHGFVRPPVTVRTRGGEKLVIHFDMGNQGFGQVFLEGDTSWSCDGVINEEAYRY; encoded by the coding sequence GTGAAGAAGCAAATTTCCTTTTCCAAACTGAACGGCAGCGGAAACGACTTCCTTCTGATCGACAACCGGAACGGCGTGATGAAGGGGATCGACCTTCCGGCGTTCGCCGGGAAGGTGTGCGACCGCTCCCGGTCGATCGGGGCCGACGGGATCATCTTCCTGGGGCGGTCCCGCCGCGCCGATTTCCGGTGGAAGTTCTTCAATGCGGACGGGTCCGCAGCGGAGATGTGCGGAAACGGGGGACGGTGCGCGGCCCGGTTCGCTTCCGAGCGCGGGATCGCCGGCAAATCGATGGCATTCGAAACCCTGGCGGGGCTCATTCACGCCGAGGTCTCGGACCGCCGCGTCAAGCTCCAGATGCCCCCTCCCCGCGGGCTTGCGATCGACAGGACGCTCACGCTTCGCGGGAGGAAGATCCGGTACTCCTTTCTCAATACGGGAGTGCCGCACGTCGTGTTGTTCGTTCCCGCGGTCGGGAAGATCGATCTGGTCGGGGTGGGGCGGGGGATCCGCACGCACCGCGCATTCGCGCCGCGGGGGACCAACGTGAATTTCGCGCAGGTGCGCGGCGGCGCGGTCCGGGTCCGCACCTACGAGCGGGGGGTGGAGGGGGAAACGCTCGCTTGCGGGACGGGCGCGGTGGCCTGCGGGGTCCTCGCCGCCGTTCACGGTTTCGTCCGTCCTCCGGTGACCGTCCGCACAAGGGGAGGGGAGAAGCTGGTCATCCACTTCGACATGGGGAACCAGGGGTTCGGGCAGGTTTTCCTGGAAGGGGACACCTCGTGGTCGTGCGACGGGGTGATCAACGAGGAAGCGTACCGTTACTGA
- the folK gene encoding 2-amino-4-hydroxy-6-hydroxymethyldihydropteridine diphosphokinase gives MKEEVVLLLGSNMGRRVRRLRDGVAALAGEVKIRRISRIYAGEPSGRANQPWYLNIAVRGETDLAPEALLHFVKGIEVEAGRKAGARFGPRELDIDIILMGNRLVREPHLAIPHPKMPVRRFCLAPVAEIAPEISVPPGGETVRELLTACRDPLEVSPI, from the coding sequence TTGAAGGAAGAGGTCGTCCTGCTGCTCGGGAGCAATATGGGCCGCCGGGTCCGGCGGCTTCGGGACGGTGTCGCAGCGCTCGCCGGCGAGGTGAAGATCAGGAGGATATCCCGGATCTACGCGGGGGAACCGAGCGGTAGGGCGAACCAGCCGTGGTATCTGAATATCGCGGTCCGGGGGGAGACCGACCTTGCCCCGGAAGCCCTTCTTCATTTCGTCAAGGGAATCGAGGTGGAGGCGGGCCGAAAGGCGGGGGCCCGCTTCGGGCCCCGGGAGCTCGACATCGACATCATCCTGATGGGGAACCGCTTGGTTCGCGAGCCGCACCTTGCGATCCCCCACCCGAAGATGCCCGTTCGACGGTTCTGCCTGGCTCCCGTGGCCGAAATCGCGCCGGAGATTTCCGTTCCTCCGGGAGGGGAGACGGTGAGGGAACTTCTTACGGCGTGCCGGGATCCGCTGGAGGTGAGTCCGATATGA